Proteins encoded by one window of Pecten maximus chromosome 15, xPecMax1.1, whole genome shotgun sequence:
- the LOC117343919 gene encoding methyltransferase-like protein 27 has protein sequence MDRETMDREAMDRETMDREAMDRETMLNEYFVKTESRDKKTNFYDSWSKQYEQDMQSLDYLGPAFVGSVLAKLYPGAKEDVRILDVAAGTGLVGEQLAKQGFIRVDALDPSEGMLIEAKSKNVYQALICSYFDEKELDIAPDTYDAVVICGACNNSHLPCECLWEVIRLVKPGGYFVMATRPSLLESVEEYKGHFEPLMDEIEKEGKWKKISREIVSDYHKGKEGIVFVYQMK, from the exons ATGGACAGGGAGACGATGGACAGGGAGGCGATGGACAGGGAGACGATGGACAGGGAGGCGATGGACAGGGAGACGATGCTTAATGAATACTTTGTTAAAACAGAAAGCCGAGATAAAAAGACAAACTTCTACGACTCGTGGAGCAAGCAGTATGAACAG GACATGCAATCTCTAGATTATCTGGGTCCAGCCTTCGTTGGCAGTGTACTGGCTAAATTATACCCCGGAGCTAAGGAGGACGTGCGTATTCTCGATGTTGCTGCTGGCACTGGATTAGTTGGTGAACAG CTAGCCAAACAGGGATTCATCAGAGTAGATGCCTTAGATCCATCGGAAGGAATGCTAATAGAAGCTAAATCAAAGAATGTCTACCAAGCTCTGATATGTTCATACTTTGATGAGAAAGAACTGGACATCGCACCAG ataCCTATGATGCCGTTGTCATTTGTGGGGCCTGTAACAACAGTCATTTGCCTTGTGAATGCTTGTGGGAAGTCATTCGTCTCGTTAAGCCAG GGGGTTACTTTGTGATGGCCACACGCCCATCTCTTCTGGAATCGGTTGAGGAGTACAAAGGGCACTTTGAACCGTTGATGGACGAGATCGAAAAAGAGGGGAAATGGAAAAAGATCAGCAGGGAGATTGTTTCTGATTATCATAAAGGAAAAGAAGGGATTGTGTTTGTATATCAAATGAAGTAA